From one Rubrobacter xylanophilus genomic stretch:
- a CDS encoding iron-siderophore ABC transporter substrate-binding protein — translation MTRESERAVPAWRPEIATRREFLAGVGALLLLLSAGCAGGGGGSQGGSRAVEHRYGVTRISGRPRRVVSLGYQEHDFLYALGIKPVAVRYWYGDRDDVIYPWAEDEAGDVDPEILNMPFGQLNFEKIAALEPDLIMGVYAGLTREEYETLSEMAPTVAQPRGYVNFGAPWQRATLMAGRAVGREGRARRLVSGLERRFEEARREHPEFDGATVAVASYGNGEKIGFFSSQDARARFFTGLGFRVPERLEELARESFYGTISPERMDLLDADLLVWCQLASTEGGREAIEGDPLVRRLDASREGRVVFMEGTLDDALQFGTVLSLPFLLERAVPRIAAAVNDD, via the coding sequence ATGACGAGAGAGAGCGAGCGGGCCGTCCCCGCCTGGCGGCCCGAGATAGCGACGCGCAGGGAGTTTCTCGCGGGGGTCGGGGCACTGCTTTTGCTGCTCTCCGCGGGTTGTGCGGGGGGAGGTGGTGGTTCCCAGGGCGGGAGCCGCGCCGTGGAGCACCGCTACGGGGTCACAAGGATCTCCGGGCGTCCCCGGCGGGTCGTCTCTTTGGGCTACCAGGAGCACGACTTCCTGTACGCGCTCGGGATAAAACCCGTGGCCGTCCGCTACTGGTACGGGGACCGCGACGACGTCATTTACCCCTGGGCCGAGGACGAGGCGGGGGACGTCGACCCCGAGATCCTCAACATGCCCTTCGGCCAGCTCAACTTCGAGAAGATAGCCGCGCTGGAGCCCGACCTGATCATGGGGGTCTACGCCGGGCTCACGCGGGAGGAGTACGAGACGCTCTCGGAGATGGCCCCCACCGTCGCCCAGCCCCGGGGCTACGTGAACTTCGGGGCGCCCTGGCAGCGGGCGACCCTCATGGCCGGCCGGGCAGTGGGGCGCGAGGGGCGGGCGCGGCGGCTGGTCTCGGGGCTGGAGCGGCGCTTCGAGGAGGCGCGGCGCGAGCATCCAGAGTTCGACGGGGCCACCGTGGCCGTCGCGAGCTACGGGAACGGCGAGAAGATCGGGTTCTTCTCCTCGCAGGATGCGCGGGCCCGCTTCTTCACCGGGCTCGGCTTCCGGGTTCCCGAACGGCTCGAGGAGCTCGCCCGGGAGAGCTTCTACGGCACCATAAGCCCCGAGCGAATGGACCTCCTCGACGCCGACCTACTGGTCTGGTGCCAGCTCGCCTCCACCGAGGGCGGGAGAGAGGCCATCGAAGGCGACCCTCTGGTGCGGCGGCTCGACGCCAGCCGGGAAGGGCGCGTGGTCTTCATGGAGGGGACGCTCGACGACGCGCTCCAGTTCGGCACCGTGCTGAGCCTGCCCTTCCTGCTGGAGCGGGCGGTGCCGCGGATCGCCGCCGCGGTGAACGACGACTGA
- a CDS encoding ABC transporter substrate-binding protein yields the protein MPVAPLRRPGISNDLNRRDFLVGGAAALLLAGCGGRAGGENDRESRTIEHKFGRTTIEGRPGRVVSVGFTDHDPLLALGVRPVGIRRWFGEPRRGVWPWARDELGDATPELLPVDSINYEQVAALEPDLIVGISSGMTRNDYDTLSEFAPTLPQSDRWPDYGVPWQEQTLVIGRAVGREGRARRLVSGLERRFEEARREHPGFDGATVSVIGTGDGLFYLYSTVDRSVKFFNSLGFRLPEEAARIAPDNRYYVEISEEQFGLVDADVLVCFSASPADEERIRSNRLFRRLDAVREDRVVYLSDNDDPLKGALSFNTVLSHPYLLENFVPRLARIVEEV from the coding sequence ATGCCGGTTGCACCTCTGCGCCGGCCCGGGATCTCGAACGATCTCAACCGCCGCGACTTTCTCGTAGGAGGCGCCGCCGCGCTGCTCCTCGCCGGCTGCGGCGGGAGGGCCGGGGGCGAGAACGACCGGGAGAGCAGGACCATCGAGCACAAGTTCGGCAGGACCACCATCGAGGGGAGACCCGGCCGGGTCGTCTCCGTGGGCTTCACCGACCACGATCCCCTGCTGGCGCTCGGGGTGCGGCCCGTCGGGATCCGGCGCTGGTTCGGCGAGCCGCGCCGCGGCGTATGGCCGTGGGCCCGGGACGAGCTCGGCGATGCCACCCCGGAGCTGCTGCCCGTCGACTCCATAAACTACGAGCAGGTCGCGGCCCTCGAGCCCGACCTCATCGTGGGCATCTCCTCCGGCATGACCCGCAACGACTACGACACCCTCTCCGAGTTCGCCCCCACCCTGCCCCAGTCGGACAGGTGGCCGGACTACGGCGTGCCCTGGCAGGAGCAGACGCTCGTCATCGGCCGGGCGGTGGGGCGCGAGGGGCGGGCGCGGCGGCTGGTCTCGGGGCTGGAGCGGCGCTTCGAGGAGGCGCGGCGCGAGCACCCGGGGTTCGACGGGGCCACGGTCTCGGTCATCGGGACCGGCGACGGGCTCTTCTACCTGTACTCCACCGTCGACCGGAGCGTGAAGTTCTTCAACTCTTTGGGCTTCCGGCTCCCCGAGGAGGCCGCCCGGATCGCCCCGGACAACCGCTACTACGTGGAGATCAGCGAGGAGCAGTTCGGGCTGGTCGACGCCGACGTCCTCGTCTGCTTCTCCGCGAGCCCCGCCGACGAGGAGCGCATACGGTCGAACCGGCTCTTCCGGCGGCTGGACGCCGTGCGGGAGGACAGGGTGGTCTACCTCTCCGATAACGACGACCCGCTCAAGGGCGCGCTCTCCTTCAACACCGTCCTCAGCCACCCCTACCTGCTGGAGAACTTCGTCCCGCGCCTGGCGCGGATCGTGGAAGAGGTTTAG
- a CDS encoding iron-siderophore ABC transporter substrate-binding protein — protein MRTIEEIPVVENDLSRRDFLFGSAAVLLLGGCGGGGGEPAADTRVVEHKFGRTELPPDPDRVVTVGFNEADFALALGVVPVGVRDFIGPFREEERPWAREELGGARPKLVGGEEINYEAVAALEPDLILGVYSFVDRDGYELLSEIAPTVAQPARYPDGGTPWQEQTLITGRALGREERAREVVAGVERRFERARSEHPEFAGKVMPVVFATEGQFYVLGPDDLRTRLFTALGFEMPERTGPISRERVDLLDRDVVVFIGTDRKTLENDELLRSLDAVREGRVVYFGDFATDFAGALGYSSPLSLPFALEIAVPRLAAAVAR, from the coding sequence ATGCGGACCATCGAGGAGATCCCGGTCGTAGAGAACGACCTCAGCCGCCGCGACTTCCTGTTCGGGAGCGCGGCGGTGCTGCTTTTGGGCGGTTGCGGCGGTGGCGGGGGCGAGCCTGCCGCAGACACCCGCGTCGTCGAGCACAAGTTCGGGAGGACGGAGCTCCCCCCGGATCCCGACCGGGTGGTCACGGTGGGTTTCAACGAGGCGGACTTCGCGCTCGCGCTCGGGGTCGTGCCGGTGGGGGTGCGGGACTTCATCGGGCCGTTTCGGGAGGAGGAGCGTCCCTGGGCGCGGGAGGAGCTCGGCGGCGCCCGGCCGAAGCTGGTGGGGGGAGAGGAGATCAACTACGAGGCCGTCGCGGCCCTCGAGCCGGATCTCATCCTCGGCGTCTACTCGTTCGTGGACCGGGACGGATACGAGCTTCTCTCGGAGATAGCCCCCACCGTCGCCCAGCCGGCGCGCTACCCCGACGGGGGCACCCCCTGGCAGGAGCAGACGCTCATAACCGGCCGGGCACTGGGCAGGGAGGAGCGGGCGCGCGAGGTCGTCGCCGGCGTCGAGCGGCGCTTCGAGCGGGCGCGTAGCGAGCACCCGGAGTTCGCGGGGAAGGTCATGCCCGTGGTGTTCGCCACCGAGGGCCAGTTCTACGTGCTGGGTCCCGACGACCTCAGGACGAGGCTCTTCACGGCGCTGGGGTTCGAGATGCCGGAGCGGACCGGTCCCATCAGCCGGGAGCGGGTGGACCTCCTGGACCGGGACGTGGTGGTCTTCATAGGCACCGACCGCAAGACGCTCGAGAACGACGAGCTGCTCCGGAGCCTGGATGCGGTGCGCGAGGGTCGGGTGGTCTACTTCGGGGATTTCGCCACCGACTTCGCGGGCGCCCTCGGCTACAGCAGCCCCCTGAGCCTGCCCTTCGCGCTCGAGATCGCGGTGCCCCGCCTGGCGGCCGCCGTGGCCCGGTAG
- a CDS encoding ArsA family ATPase, whose protein sequence is MSERRLAFFGGKGGVGKTTLAAAFATLLASRGERTLLVSTDPAHSTGDILDAELSGEPERVGDDLWAVEIDAAADAAAYVEKIKEDARESVSPEVLPTVHRHLDLARSSPGTEESALFDRFVDLIALCPQEYDRIVFDTAPTGHTLRLLTLPALLTAWVEGMVRQREKVAGMERMLRNLAGEEGSGDDPILRRLRERRDRFHHARHRLLEDATFYLALIPERLPIEETARALATLAGSGVAVGALIVNRVLPEVEEGEFMRARLEQQAGYLREIEERFRRYRIVRVEQDARDITSRRQLERIAERLAAAGLR, encoded by the coding sequence TTGAGCGAGCGGCGCTTAGCCTTCTTCGGCGGCAAGGGAGGGGTCGGCAAGACCACGCTCGCGGCGGCCTTCGCCACCCTGCTCGCCTCCCGGGGCGAGAGAACCCTGCTCGTCTCCACCGACCCCGCCCACTCCACCGGCGACATCCTGGACGCTGAACTCTCGGGGGAGCCGGAGCGGGTCGGAGACGACCTTTGGGCGGTGGAGATAGACGCGGCGGCGGACGCGGCGGCCTACGTCGAGAAGATCAAGGAGGACGCCCGCGAGTCGGTCAGCCCCGAAGTACTTCCCACGGTCCACAGACACCTCGACCTCGCCCGCTCCAGCCCCGGCACCGAAGAGTCGGCGCTCTTCGACCGCTTCGTGGACCTCATCGCCCTCTGCCCGCAGGAGTACGACCGCATCGTCTTCGACACCGCCCCCACCGGCCACACCCTGCGGCTGCTCACGCTCCCCGCCCTGCTCACGGCTTGGGTCGAAGGGATGGTCCGCCAGCGAGAGAAGGTCGCCGGAATGGAGCGGATGCTCAGGAACCTGGCCGGCGAGGAAGGCTCCGGGGACGACCCGATCCTGAGGCGTTTGCGCGAGCGCCGTGACAGGTTCCACCACGCCCGCCACCGGCTGCTGGAAGACGCCACCTTCTACCTGGCGTTGATCCCCGAGCGCCTCCCGATAGAGGAGACCGCCCGAGCCCTTGCCACGCTCGCCGGAAGCGGCGTCGCGGTCGGTGCCCTCATCGTCAACCGGGTGCTGCCGGAGGTCGAGGAGGGAGAGTTCATGCGGGCCCGCCTGGAGCAGCAGGCCGGGTACCTGCGCGAGATAGAGGAACGTTTCCGGAGGTACAGGATCGTGCGGGTGGAGCAAGACGCCCGGGACATCACCAGCAGAAGGCAGCTGGAGCGGATAGCGGAACGTCTCGCCGCCGCAGGCCTCCGCTGA
- a CDS encoding cory-CC-star protein, whose protein sequence is MSPGLRDLYRRMEELHDEFFVSKWRSGLQREAARQQDALMAMLFLEALGIPNPAGYYTLELYPEFVEEFHRWHQRMGMNRFPEPGFCC, encoded by the coding sequence ATGTCCCCCGGGCTGCGTGATCTGTACCGGCGCATGGAGGAGCTCCACGACGAGTTCTTCGTGAGCAAGTGGAGGTCCGGTCTCCAGCGCGAGGCCGCCCGCCAGCAGGATGCGCTGATGGCGATGCTCTTTCTGGAGGCCCTGGGCATCCCCAACCCCGCTGGCTACTACACCCTGGAGCTCTACCCGGAGTTCGTCGAGGAGTTCCACCGCTGGCACCAGAGGATGGGGATGAACCGCTTCCCCGAGCCGGGCTTCTGTTGTTGA
- a CDS encoding carbon starvation CstA family protein, giving the protein MPAVFVVIGVLIAFFLAYRFYSRYLAEKVYALDKNFRTPAHEFEDGVDYVPTNKHVLFGHHFTSVAGAAPIVGPAIAVFWGWVPALLWVVLGTIFAAGVHDFGSLVVSVRNRAQNIGTLTQRVITPRARTLFLLIIFFLLTLVNAVFAVVMAILFEANPGAVIPAVLIIPLAIAVGQLAYRRRVSLLVPTIVAVALLYAFIPVGQAFPIRVDGLANALGLEVRTTWVILIFIYTWFASRLPVWLLLQPRDYLNSYQLFIALGVIFLGVAVGFDRIVAPALNTNLPEGSPNWFPFLFITIACGAISGFHSLVSSGTTSKQLDNEEDARYVGYMGALGEGSLAVASILAATAGIGTLAVWQERYANFGLASDNAVGNFTEGVGHFANNLGIPVSLGTIFAAVVVITFAGTTMDTGIRLQRYIIQEIGEIVRVGSLTRNITLTTTIAVLIPLGLALFPGGGETGGFVFGRLWRLFGTTNQLTAGLALSIIAVWVFTRGRNPIAQIVPLTFLLIMTTWALFIQLGSFYREGDWLLTILDGIIFVLALWLIIEAIAAFRRAREQRRAGRPAGAGEGGGPET; this is encoded by the coding sequence TTGCCGGCAGTATTCGTGGTCATCGGCGTGCTGATAGCCTTCTTTCTCGCCTACCGGTTCTACTCGAGGTATCTGGCCGAGAAAGTCTATGCCCTCGACAAGAATTTCCGGACCCCGGCGCACGAGTTCGAGGATGGGGTGGACTACGTGCCCACCAACAAGCACGTTCTCTTCGGGCACCACTTCACCTCCGTTGCGGGTGCGGCCCCGATAGTCGGGCCGGCGATAGCCGTCTTCTGGGGCTGGGTTCCGGCGCTGCTGTGGGTGGTGCTCGGGACCATCTTCGCGGCGGGCGTCCACGACTTCGGATCGCTGGTAGTCTCGGTGAGAAACCGGGCGCAGAACATCGGGACCCTGACACAGAGGGTCATAACGCCCCGGGCGCGGACGCTGTTTCTGCTGATCATCTTCTTCCTGCTCACCCTGGTAAACGCGGTCTTTGCGGTGGTGATGGCGATCCTGTTCGAGGCCAATCCGGGGGCCGTCATCCCGGCGGTGCTGATCATCCCGCTGGCGATAGCCGTGGGTCAGCTGGCCTACCGGCGCCGGGTCTCCCTGCTGGTTCCGACGATCGTGGCCGTGGCGCTGCTCTACGCCTTCATCCCCGTGGGACAGGCGTTCCCCATCCGGGTAGACGGGCTGGCGAACGCGCTCGGACTGGAGGTGAGGACCACGTGGGTGATCCTGATCTTCATCTACACCTGGTTCGCCTCGCGCCTGCCGGTGTGGCTCCTCCTGCAGCCGCGGGACTACCTCAACTCCTACCAGCTCTTCATCGCGCTCGGGGTCATCTTCCTCGGCGTGGCGGTGGGCTTCGACAGGATCGTGGCCCCGGCGCTCAACACGAACCTGCCCGAGGGCTCGCCGAATTGGTTCCCGTTCCTGTTCATAACGATCGCCTGCGGCGCCATCAGCGGTTTCCACAGCCTGGTCTCCTCGGGCACCACCTCCAAGCAGCTGGACAACGAGGAGGACGCCAGATATGTAGGTTACATGGGTGCCCTTGGAGAGGGTTCGCTAGCCGTCGCCTCCATCCTGGCGGCCACCGCCGGCATCGGGACGCTCGCCGTGTGGCAGGAGAGGTACGCGAACTTCGGGCTCGCCTCGGACAACGCGGTGGGCAACTTCACGGAGGGCGTAGGCCACTTCGCCAACAACCTGGGCATCCCGGTATCGCTGGGCACCATATTTGCGGCGGTCGTGGTCATCACCTTCGCGGGCACGACCATGGACACCGGCATCCGGTTGCAGCGATACATCATCCAGGAGATCGGAGAGATAGTCCGGGTCGGGTCGCTCACCCGCAACATCACCCTGACGACCACGATCGCGGTCCTGATCCCGCTCGGCCTCGCGCTGTTCCCCGGCGGGGGAGAGACGGGCGGGTTCGTCTTCGGACGCCTGTGGCGGCTCTTCGGCACCACCAACCAGCTCACCGCCGGGCTGGCGCTCTCGATCATCGCCGTGTGGGTCTTCACCAGGGGCCGCAATCCTATCGCCCAGATAGTCCCGCTCACCTTCCTCCTGATCATGACCACCTGGGCCCTCTTCATCCAGCTCGGGAGCTTCTACCGGGAGGGCGACTGGCTGCTGACCATTCTGGACGGCATCATCTTCGTGCTCGCCCTCTGGCTCATAATCGAGGCGATAGCGGCCTTCCGGCGGGCGCGCGAGCAGCGGCGGGCGGGTCGGCCAGCCGGCGCCGGAGAGGGCGGAGGGCCGGAGACGTGA
- a CDS encoding ABC transporter permease: protein MRLDPPDSYWKKDVALFLGKRLSLAIKMLYPAAIILPVAASSIPPQYAAAVVGLVAIMAGTFGAGESLTSDINDGILVRLALTPLSPYRIVAEILLVNAVLDFVQLLPALAGVYLLHPAPPAWVLAATVAVFATLLTANAIGVLLANFTSSPADVLLYATIVLFPLIYLSGFFRNQHPEGLLAALRQLVPFAYMNDALKEVFGLATAASPLAVILLPTLISALAAAAVCLTAPRLLSPRP from the coding sequence ATGAGGCTTGACCCGCCCGACAGCTACTGGAAGAAGGACGTGGCGCTCTTCCTCGGCAAGCGCCTCTCGCTCGCCATAAAGATGCTCTACCCGGCGGCCATCATCCTCCCGGTGGCGGCCAGCTCCATCCCGCCGCAGTACGCGGCGGCGGTGGTGGGGCTCGTGGCCATTATGGCCGGCACCTTCGGGGCGGGCGAGAGCCTCACCAGCGACATAAACGACGGGATCCTGGTGCGGCTCGCGCTCACCCCGCTCTCGCCGTACCGGATCGTCGCCGAGATCCTGCTGGTCAACGCTGTCCTGGACTTCGTCCAGCTCCTGCCGGCGCTCGCCGGGGTATACCTGCTGCACCCGGCCCCGCCCGCCTGGGTGCTGGCGGCGACCGTCGCCGTCTTCGCCACCCTGCTCACCGCCAACGCCATAGGGGTGCTGCTCGCCAACTTCACCTCCTCCCCGGCCGACGTGCTGCTCTACGCCACCATAGTCCTCTTCCCGCTCATCTACCTCTCCGGTTTCTTCCGCAACCAGCATCCCGAGGGACTGCTCGCCGCGCTGCGTCAGCTCGTCCCCTTCGCCTACATGAACGACGCCCTCAAGGAGGTCTTCGGACTCGCGACGGCCGCTAGCCCGCTCGCGGTCATCCTCCTCCCCACCCTCATCAGCGCGCTCGCGGCGGCGGCCGTCTGCCTCACCGCACCGCGGCTCCTCTCCCCCCGGCCGTAG
- a CDS encoding ABC transporter ATP-binding protein, whose protein sequence is MRSSEKTAPVLEVEGVTRRYRSSGRGVEGVSLSVSAGEVLGLVGPNGSGKSTLLRVLSTATAPDSGTFRVCGLDGIREKREIRARLGIMVDRPTHYGDLSGWANAYLFARSYGMGEEKATRALQSLFGYFGLAEYAGEKAKNYSYGMAKKLALIEALAHEPEVLLLDEPSLGLDYTSRLAYQRKLREAARGGCAVLLASNQVDEVESLCDRVVFLHRGRVVAEGTPEELVSSLRGVRRIVATLRNPVPYGEVGEAPGVRRVAPEGKNLVVHCEDGPGIVAGVVEAIVRSGGDITTLSVERPTLEDVFVRLTGEALTEDEA, encoded by the coding sequence ATGAGGAGCTCGGAGAAAACCGCGCCGGTCCTCGAGGTCGAGGGCGTAACCCGCCGCTACAGGTCGAGCGGACGGGGGGTGGAAGGCGTAAGCCTCTCCGTCTCCGCCGGGGAGGTGCTCGGGCTAGTGGGACCGAACGGGAGCGGCAAGAGCACGCTGCTGCGCGTTCTCTCCACCGCGACAGCACCCGACTCCGGCACCTTCAGGGTGTGCGGGCTGGACGGGATCAGGGAGAAGCGCGAGATCCGCGCGAGGCTCGGGATAATGGTGGACCGCCCCACCCACTACGGCGACCTCTCCGGCTGGGCGAACGCCTACCTCTTCGCCCGCTCCTACGGGATGGGTGAGGAGAAGGCCACCCGGGCGCTGCAGAGCCTTTTCGGGTACTTCGGTCTCGCCGAATACGCGGGGGAGAAGGCCAAGAACTACTCCTACGGCATGGCGAAGAAGCTCGCCCTCATCGAGGCGCTCGCCCACGAGCCAGAGGTGCTGCTGCTGGACGAACCCTCGCTCGGGCTGGACTACACCTCCCGGCTGGCCTACCAGCGGAAGCTACGGGAGGCCGCCAGGGGGGGGTGCGCCGTCCTGCTCGCCAGCAACCAGGTGGACGAGGTGGAGTCGCTCTGCGACCGGGTCGTGTTCCTGCACCGCGGCCGCGTCGTCGCGGAGGGGACGCCGGAGGAGCTCGTCTCCTCGCTCAGGGGCGTCCGGAGGATCGTGGCCACGCTGCGCAACCCCGTGCCCTACGGAGAGGTCGGGGAGGCGCCCGGGGTGCGGCGGGTCGCCCCGGAGGGGAAGAACCTCGTCGTCCACTGCGAGGACGGACCCGGCATCGTCGCCGGGGTGGTGGAGGCCATCGTGCGCTCCGGCGGGGACATAACGACCCTCTCCGTCGAGCGGCCCACCCTTGAGGACGTGTTCGTGAGGCTCACCGGGGAGGCGCTCACGGAAGATGAGGCTTGA